The Prochlorococcus marinus str. MIT 9301 genome window below encodes:
- a CDS encoding pyridoxal phosphate-dependent decarboxylase family protein, translating to MTEDLINKKDIYFPSYSGTNDNLITLLNKTTQILCDWYSKADKNGPLPFDESFNCIMPSEDGNSEEDLFSEIESLLNNSFNPVHPGSLAHLDPPPLIFSILGDLIAAGLNNNLLAYELSPSVTLLEESLCKWIAKKIGFNDSSGGIAASGGTLSNLNALIAARNNAGLATNPNSVLLVSEDAHSSFVKCIKVMGLDTRNLVRIKTDNHGRMDINDLRNSLDKCSTENKKIFAIVATLGTTVRGAIDPIKEISEICKQRNIWLHIDGSIGGIFAITSIPVEGLNNINQANSITINPQKIIGITKTSSLLLVSNMSTLENTFNTGLPYMSSKENIINRGEIGIQGSRPAEVIKLWLGLRFLGLKGIENILKTSIKRKEFFVKNISKNKFDIYSGPLHIVSFLPNKLEQKDSDAWTQTKVNELSNNNFMLSRPKFKGRYFLRVVMGNYNTKDSHIEELLRLLDA from the coding sequence ATGACTGAAGATTTAATTAATAAAAAAGATATATACTTCCCTTCGTATTCAGGGACTAACGATAACTTAATTACTCTCCTAAACAAAACAACTCAAATTCTTTGTGACTGGTACTCTAAAGCAGATAAAAATGGTCCTTTACCTTTTGATGAGAGTTTCAATTGTATTATGCCTTCGGAAGATGGTAACTCTGAGGAAGATTTGTTTTCTGAGATTGAATCTCTTTTGAATAATTCATTTAATCCCGTTCATCCTGGCTCACTAGCTCACCTTGATCCCCCACCATTAATTTTCTCTATTTTGGGAGATTTGATTGCTGCTGGTTTAAATAATAATCTTCTTGCATACGAATTATCACCAAGTGTAACCTTGCTTGAGGAATCATTATGCAAATGGATTGCCAAGAAAATAGGGTTTAATGATTCCTCAGGAGGTATAGCTGCTAGCGGAGGTACATTAAGTAATCTGAATGCACTTATTGCAGCTAGAAATAATGCTGGATTAGCTACAAATCCTAATTCTGTATTACTTGTTAGTGAAGATGCTCATTCTTCTTTCGTTAAATGTATAAAAGTAATGGGTCTTGATACTAGGAATCTTGTCAGGATTAAAACTGATAATCATGGTCGAATGGATATAAACGATCTGAGAAACTCTTTAGATAAATGTTCAACAGAAAATAAAAAAATATTTGCTATTGTTGCCACTCTTGGGACAACTGTAAGAGGAGCCATTGATCCTATTAAAGAAATAAGTGAAATCTGTAAACAAAGAAACATATGGTTACATATTGATGGTTCAATTGGAGGGATTTTTGCTATAACTTCTATTCCAGTAGAAGGTCTAAATAATATTAATCAGGCTAATTCGATAACGATAAATCCACAAAAAATTATTGGTATTACAAAGACTTCATCTTTGTTATTGGTTTCAAATATGAGTACTTTAGAAAATACTTTTAATACTGGACTACCTTATATGTCATCTAAAGAAAATATTATAAATAGAGGAGAAATAGGCATACAAGGTTCTAGACCTGCAGAGGTTATCAAACTATGGCTTGGGTTACGTTTTTTAGGTCTCAAAGGAATAGAAAATATATTAAAAACATCAATTAAAAGAAAAGAATTTTTTGTAAAAAATATTAGTAAAAATAAATTTGATATATATTCAGGTCCTCTTCATATTGTTTCATTCTTACCAAATAAACTTGAGCAAAAAGACTCTGATGCATGGACTCAAACTAAAGTAAATGAACTAAGTAATAATAATTTTATGCTTTCCAGACCAAAATTTAAAGGTAGATATTTTTTAAGGGTTGTCATGGGAAATTACAATACAAA